Proteins encoded in a region of the Planococcus shixiaomingii genome:
- a CDS encoding EAL domain-containing protein: MKLKMKTAGMIGITMGAFIIVLFLFIRPLLINDAQLIDRESLMIDLSRVERYIGAEAGDLQRTTRDWAYWDDSYQAVKDQKTGYINSNLRPETFSNTGINFMMFVDDEGEIVYSEGYDLTNASRLDLENDFESVSDRVGRSIVPERTFIVRNEKYGHFLISIEPVLTNEQEGSEASYLILGKILDTSFFEIMKSSLAVDLQIVDPIGEKVPEIKEVNSHLLSATVSFGKDLSLEVHKERKYYIEKLKSTNDLFLTLSIATLLLVFLVYYLMDLFVLSRISHLSIQMKGVNFDEQLSLNIKKSKKAKDEITDLENSIQEMLGSLEKAHGKMSNLAFYDQLTSLPNRFNLYKEFEKRIEINDSSFAVLFFDLDGFKQVNDLHGHSSGDELLKKISERLAKITEKTKSQLFRIGGDEFILLSCSIERKVLCYEAENLLEALRQEFVLSKATVSISSSVGISFYPQDADTLDDLLQYADSAMYEAKKNGRDNYVFYKDLSNKNHYKNMLNFKNNLMHATAKEQLFLEYQPIMDRTGNQVVGVEALVRWNHPEKGRIAPLHFIPLAEEIGAIKDIGEWVIRKAIKDIGEWNNRYGQSLMVAVNVSKSQLQNKKELLRAIDSALFENNFPAHLLQVEITESDTVTGHQEIGALIHGLKSRNICVAMDDFGVGTSSLFHLITMDVDVVKIDRSFLQKVPASKKDTILLTGIYRTLKELNIQVVTEGVETAEQREFLMAEQTHLQGYYFSRPVLFEQLKEIQEIWKIPV; encoded by the coding sequence ATGAAGCTCAAAATGAAAACAGCAGGAATGATTGGAATAACTATGGGAGCTTTTATTATTGTGCTTTTTTTGTTCATTCGTCCGCTCCTTATTAATGATGCCCAGTTGATAGACAGGGAATCACTTATGATTGATCTAAGCCGAGTGGAAAGGTACATTGGTGCAGAAGCGGGAGATTTGCAAAGAACCACCCGTGACTGGGCTTATTGGGATGATAGTTACCAAGCCGTCAAAGACCAAAAAACGGGCTATATCAATTCCAATTTAAGGCCCGAGACATTTTCGAACACCGGCATAAATTTTATGATGTTCGTGGATGATGAGGGTGAAATTGTCTATTCGGAAGGCTATGATTTAACGAACGCTTCACGGCTCGATTTAGAAAATGATTTCGAGTCGGTATCTGACAGAGTGGGCCGTTCGATTGTCCCTGAAAGAACGTTCATAGTAAGAAATGAGAAATACGGTCATTTTTTAATCTCCATTGAACCAGTTTTAACAAATGAACAGGAAGGGTCTGAAGCCAGTTATTTAATTTTGGGTAAGATATTAGATACTTCCTTTTTTGAGATAATGAAAAGCAGTTTGGCTGTCGATTTGCAGATAGTAGACCCAATTGGAGAAAAAGTACCGGAAATTAAAGAAGTAAATAGTCATCTTTTGAGCGCTACGGTATCATTTGGGAAGGATTTAAGCTTGGAAGTTCATAAAGAACGGAAATATTATATAGAAAAATTGAAAAGCACCAATGACTTATTTTTAACTTTATCGATAGCCACACTCCTGCTTGTTTTCCTGGTTTACTATTTAATGGACTTGTTTGTTCTTTCGCGTATTTCTCATCTCTCCATTCAAATGAAAGGGGTTAATTTTGACGAGCAACTTTCACTGAATATTAAAAAGTCTAAAAAAGCGAAAGATGAGATTACGGATCTTGAAAATTCTATTCAGGAAATGCTGGGGAGCCTCGAAAAAGCTCATGGGAAAATGTCCAATCTCGCTTTCTATGATCAATTAACAAGCTTGCCAAACCGTTTTAACCTATACAAAGAATTTGAAAAGCGCATTGAGATAAACGATTCATCATTTGCTGTTTTGTTCTTTGATTTGGATGGTTTTAAACAGGTGAACGATTTGCATGGCCATAGCAGTGGCGATGAATTATTAAAGAAAATCAGCGAGCGTCTGGCAAAAATTACTGAGAAAACCAAAAGCCAGTTGTTCCGGATAGGCGGTGATGAATTTATTCTTTTGAGTTGTTCCATAGAGCGTAAAGTGTTGTGTTATGAAGCGGAAAACCTGTTGGAAGCGCTGCGGCAGGAATTTGTGTTAAGCAAAGCGACAGTCTCTATCTCTTCAAGTGTCGGCATCAGCTTTTACCCTCAAGATGCAGACACACTGGATGATCTCCTTCAATACGCAGACAGTGCCATGTATGAAGCGAAAAAAAATGGAAGAGACAACTATGTTTTTTATAAAGACTTAAGCAATAAAAATCACTATAAAAATATGCTGAACTTTAAAAACAACTTAATGCATGCCACAGCTAAAGAGCAACTTTTCCTTGAATACCAGCCGATCATGGATCGCACCGGAAATCAGGTAGTTGGAGTAGAAGCGTTGGTTCGATGGAATCATCCGGAAAAAGGAAGAATTGCACCATTGCACTTTATCCCTCTAGCTGAAGAAATCGGAGCAATAAAAGATATTGGGGAATGGGTAATCAGAAAAGCGATAAAAGATATCGGAGAGTGGAATAACAGATACGGACAATCCTTAATGGTAGCTGTGAATGTTTCAAAATCACAATTGCAAAACAAGAAAGAATTGCTCCGGGCCATTGATAGCGCCTTGTTTGAAAATAATTTCCCTGCGCATTTGCTGCAAGTGGAAATAACGGAAAGTGATACGGTAACAGGACATCAGGAAATCGGAGCTTTGATTCATGGATTAAAGTCGCGAAATATTTGTGTGGCAATGGACGATTTCGGTGTCGGCACCTCTTCGCTTTTCCATTTGATCACAATGGATGTGGATGTTGTGAAAATTGATCGAAGCTTTCTCCAAAAGGTGCCGGCAAGCAAAAAAGACACCATTCTTTTGACGGGAATTTACCGGACCTTGAAAGAGTTGAACATTCAAGTAGTTACAGAAGGGGTGGAAACAGCAGAACAGCGGGAGTTTTTAATGGCAGAACAGACTCATCTGCAAGGCTACTATTTCAGCAGGCCAGTTTTGTTTGAACAATTAAAGGAAATCCAAGAAATTTGGAAAATACCTGTTTAA
- a CDS encoding murein hydrolase activator EnvC family protein, which translates to MKLKLKSKWMLSGISSVLALTIFLPTAANADKLSELEQQKREAQQQQSELNSGINEKSEKMTQNASTLEELSKKIDKLNTKIQDTETKINDVQSKIDQTVAEIDELRKSIVELERKIAEREELLQERARAIQLSGGSVDYVDVLLGANNFGDFIDRFSAVNTLIEADRDIMREQAEDKKLLAEQKAAVETKLAEQEDRRAELVGLKSSLDSQKQEQAGLVKELEAEQQRLQEEKATLEEQRNDSIEVSSKLEKEIAQEQERLAEIARKAEEERQRKLAAERKAAQERAAAERAEAERKAAAEIAAAQNEADRKAAERRAAEERAAAQKKEASSNSVTPASASASSSANSPAPAAAPAATVAPAASSSGFITPASGRYTSKFGWRNIGAGQEFHQGVDIANGVGTTIMASASGYVSFAGSMGGYGNVIILTHSINGQTHATVYAHLSSIGVSKGQAVSQGQRIGGMGNTGRSFGSHLHFEIHVGPWNGSRSNAVNPASYVSL; encoded by the coding sequence ATGAAATTGAAATTGAAATCGAAATGGATGTTGTCCGGTATTTCTTCTGTACTGGCATTAACAATTTTCTTGCCAACAGCAGCAAATGCGGACAAATTAAGCGAATTAGAACAACAAAAGAGAGAAGCACAGCAACAACAAAGTGAACTGAACTCCGGCATCAACGAGAAATCAGAGAAAATGACTCAAAATGCTTCTACATTAGAAGAACTATCAAAGAAAATCGATAAGCTAAATACGAAAATTCAAGATACAGAAACAAAAATCAATGACGTACAAAGCAAAATTGACCAAACTGTAGCGGAAATTGATGAACTTAGAAAATCCATCGTAGAACTTGAACGCAAAATCGCAGAGCGCGAAGAATTGCTTCAGGAACGTGCGCGTGCCATCCAACTGAGCGGTGGCTCTGTTGACTACGTAGACGTGCTTCTTGGCGCGAACAACTTCGGCGATTTCATCGACCGTTTTTCAGCTGTCAACACATTAATCGAAGCGGACCGTGACATCATGCGCGAACAAGCGGAAGATAAAAAATTGTTGGCTGAACAAAAAGCGGCAGTAGAAACGAAGCTTGCTGAGCAAGAAGACCGCCGTGCGGAACTTGTCGGGCTAAAATCTTCTTTAGACAGCCAGAAACAAGAACAGGCTGGTCTTGTTAAAGAATTAGAAGCGGAACAACAACGCTTGCAAGAAGAAAAAGCTACTCTAGAAGAACAACGCAATGATTCAATCGAAGTTAGCTCAAAGCTTGAAAAGGAAATTGCACAAGAGCAAGAACGCCTTGCTGAAATAGCTCGCAAAGCGGAAGAAGAACGCCAACGCAAATTAGCTGCTGAACGAAAAGCGGCTCAAGAACGTGCAGCGGCTGAACGTGCTGAAGCTGAACGAAAAGCGGCAGCTGAAATAGCAGCGGCTCAAAACGAAGCTGATCGAAAAGCAGCTGAACGGAGAGCGGCCGAAGAACGCGCGGCAGCCCAAAAGAAAGAAGCTTCATCCAACAGTGTTACACCTGCAAGTGCAAGTGCAAGCTCAAGTGCTAACAGCCCGGCTCCAGCAGCAGCACCAGCGGCAACGGTAGCACCAGCAGCCAGCAGTTCAGGCTTTATCACACCAGCATCTGGACGTTACACTTCTAAATTCGGATGGCGCAATATCGGAGCAGGCCAAGAATTCCACCAAGGCGTAGACATTGCAAACGGTGTCGGCACAACTATTATGGCATCTGCCAGCGGTTATGTGTCATTCGCAGGAAGCATGGGCGGCTACGGTAACGTAATTATCCTTACTCACTCAATCAACGGACAAACACATGCAACTGTTTATGCGCATTTGAGCTCTATTGGAGTATCAAAAGGTCAAGCTGTTTCTCAAGGACAACGAATTGGCGGCATGGGTAATACTGGACGCTCGTTCGGTTCTCACTTGCACTTTGAAATTCATGTTGGCCCGTGGAACGGATCTCGCTCGAACGCAGTTAACCCTGCATCGTACGTTTCGTTATAA
- a CDS encoding GNAT family N-acetyltransferase — MLFRYKKSCEKIAMGMLAFMPEERDLKKLRHTMQVYQENPDWQLFLWKEGEDFVGLIGAEVKEDHFTVHHLSLCPSFRGEGIGHQMVYKLQKILQPRVMRGTQETQRFLDKCLNNPSEVVVEDLQPSAKHIS, encoded by the coding sequence ATGCTATTTAGATACAAGAAATCTTGTGAAAAAATTGCAATGGGGATGCTGGCCTTTATGCCTGAAGAACGTGATTTGAAAAAATTGCGGCATACGATGCAAGTCTACCAGGAAAATCCGGATTGGCAGCTCTTTCTTTGGAAAGAAGGAGAAGATTTTGTCGGATTGATCGGCGCGGAAGTTAAGGAGGATCATTTCACTGTTCATCACTTGTCCTTGTGCCCTTCCTTCCGCGGAGAAGGAATCGGCCACCAAATGGTTTATAAACTTCAGAAAATCCTGCAGCCGCGTGTAATGCGTGGTACTCAGGAAACTCAAAGATTCTTAGATAAATGCTTGAATAACCCATCAGAAGTTGTTGTCGAGGACTTGCAGCCTTCCGCCAAACACATTTCATAA